From Daucus carota subsp. sativus chromosome 6, DH1 v3.0, whole genome shotgun sequence:
GAGAATGTCAGCTCCCACAGTGTATcctcctccaccaccaccacctccccCAAAGGTTGCCAAAGAGGGTATTCCACTGCCAGCTGAGAAAACTATATGCCCTTTGTGTTCACAGAAGCGTGCAAATCCCTCAGTTATTTCGGTATCGGGGTTCGTCTTTTGCTATACTTGCGTATTTAAGTATGTCTCACAGGTAACCCACATATGCTCTTAAATAGTTATCAACTGCAGTATTATGGTTATTCTAACTGTTTATTGTCTCAATAAATAAACTACCTGGTGTTATTTATTGTTTATGTGCCTCATGTTCAATTACTTTTTGCTTGTCCATTCATTTTTGGCATATGTTAAGGTTTCTAGAGAACCAGAAGAGTAAATTGCAGTTTGATGgctgtattttatttttctgtttttGCTGAATAGTTTGATGGCTaaaaggtactccctccgtcccacccatttctttacactttcctttttggggtgtcccacccaattctttacatttcaaaacttaccaaaaatagtcaatgggtcccaccacttctccacttttctttccttttcacactacttttactccactatcttctttttctacattaaaaatcaatgggtcccaccacttcacccacttttctttctcttttccactactttatacatatttcttaacctccgtgcccaacccattcgataagaattgggagggacggagggagtatattttaactATCCAGGGACTTGCCTCGCGTTAATGGTTTAAAGTAGATATACATAAATTATTAGATGAAAAGTCAACTAGCCACTTCTTCCTCGTATTACAGTAAATATTTCTTATCTGTATTAAAAAGTGCTATATCgttctatatctatataaattcaacaaatttcaGGGACCCACACATTCCAGTACTTTCTTATCTATTTCTTTCTCCTCTTTCTACTTTAGCAATTAATAGCTCCATCTATCTTTTGTTGTAAATATAGAACAAACTATAGCATTGTTCTATTTTGGCACAAGATTTAGAACATCATGGGATTGgtgaattttagtttttgttctataattagaggtggcaatatggatgcaaaaccattaaaccaatccaaaccaaaccaaaattgtgaatttggatccatttgaaatcacatttagaaaaatggatttggtttggtttttagtctcacatttctcacaaaatatggTTCTAACCACATTTGGTCTCACTTTAAGATTTCTTATAACTCTCCATACACACTATtgtgttccttttcttttctttctttctttttgctaattatCACACATGCACATCCCATGATTCGAACTCATGACCTTACTTGGAGAAGCCAAGAGCTTAAACCACTCCATCaactcacacactcacacatacttttgttatatttaatattcattatattatgatttgagtgttttaacttttgttcattatataaaacttatttttacttactaaactagttacccataattcaaactaaaaccataaccacatttattaatatatggtttATAAATGGTTTTGGTTAATCTatccaaaccaaatccattttataagaaccaaaaccaaaccaaaaccacattttgccacctctatctataatatagatataggaCAAGATATGACACAGCATTGGACTTGCCTCTACTATAACTTTATAGCCATCAAAGTGCCATAAATTTAAAGTACAGATCATCAAACTGCAATACAAGTAGACCAAACATGTAAAAAGTATTTTACAGAAAATACCTTTGTGCAATCCTTAAAGTACACTAAAAGATTTCAAAGACAAGCAAACACTGAAgcagtatattatatattgggAGTTTTATATCTCCTTTAAAGTTTtaatagtaaataaaaatattcttcgAACCTATATAAATATGTTGCTGGTTTTATTTTTGGTAGATGGTATAATTTATTAATGACTAGAAAAGATATTTATTGATGAGTTCCAGCAGAATGTTGGTTCTGTTGTATGTAGCTATATTAATCATGATTCTTGTCGAGTCGGTGGCAGACCCTTTTTTTTCTTATCTTGCATCATTCTAGAACTACCCtttattagttatatagatatagGTGTTAAAGTACAGCATGTAGTGCAAcaatatcaaattatttatttgctATGAATGTTGTGTATTGTAGTTACATATATGGAGGTCCTGTTTGAAACTGACGTATTTGAGATTTTAATCTCTTGTAGTTTGTTTGGTATTATATCGAAAGGTCTTCAATTTCGTAGTGAAATTCATCTACAGACAAGAAAAATTTATGTTTTGAACAGTTCATTTGCTAAAAGTATGCCTGTGTACTGTCAAATACATAGTTGTTCCATaactttactatttttggtgCTGCAGTACAAACGGTGTCCTATCACGTTAATGCCTGCAACCGTGGATCACATAAGGAGGCTCTTTCAGGATGTTTAATAAGTCCTCTTTGCGATAGTTTCTTCCACAAAATCTTTACATGAGGGCCATCATGATTACCTCAATTAAGGAGAAGATGCAATTGAGTGTGATATATACTGAATGCAGCCTACAAATAATACTGACTTGTATGGGTTAGCTCGCAAAGAATTATGCTTGGCCATCATTTTGCCATTGTCGATAAAAGGAAACCCTGCCTAATAACATCTGAATTGTTGTAATGTTTAGTGGTCAGGAATATAATTGTCCGCAGTGATTAGCTGTTACTGTATGCGACTCAAAATTGTGTTGGCGCAACCCCAAGAAAAGAGTATCTGAGTCTAAACTATATGTCAGCAGTAATGAGAATCACCGATAGTTGGGGTATAAAGACCTAGATTATCCGAGTCTAAACTGTGTCAGCAGTAACGAGAATAAAAGTACTAGTTTGAATGTAATGCTTGATGTTTCATTTCTCTGTACAGAAATTACTCTACAAAGTACAAACTCAATTTTTTATCATTCTCGAGTAACCACTTTTTTTTTGGATAACGAGTAAGTAACCACTTAAAATGATATAATTGTGCGAATAGATGGAGACGAAGGCCTCATTTTGTAAGAGAACATGATCATATATTTGAAAACAGAAAATTGAAAACCAAAGCCAacagtaaaaatatataaacggtAATACAGAATTTAACGGTGAAACAatcatgataaaattatatatataaattaagaaaatacatattttttgtaatttttttcccaCGGAGTTTTTTGAAAAGTTGTAAACTAATAAACTAAGCATCATACATGAAATCATAGTTCACATATATACTTATTTGTAAGTTTAGAAGTCAtacttgtcaaaaaaaataaatatattattatatttactagATCAAACTagaaaacatttaaaaattttaaaaattttaattgaatgaGGTATTTTgagataaaagtttaaaaaagttGTGATTCGGCCATGTGTATCGATAACAAGTAGTATTATTTTAGTCATGTActgatgtaatattaataagGATAATTAAGAAAAAAGGGTGGTAGATATTATTTGAGCAAGTGCCACATAGCAGAAAAGTAAATTGATTTGGAGAGTCGGCAGCATCGCAGATCCATGGAATAACTATGATGCAATTGATGAGTAGAGCACTCCCCTCTGCCATGGCGACTCTTCCTCGTCCTGCCGTATGTTCTTATAATTCATTCATCGCTTCTTCTGCTTATTTGTTTTCGATAATCGATGCTTAGATGTTTCTCATAATTGTTCATTCTTGTTACTCCATCTTTGCTGCTTCCTACACTAACAATATCTACACAAGAATTTGATTCGTTTCAAACCCTAGACTTTACAAACAACATAGGGCTTCTAGTGAAAATGTGAAAAATAAATGTTAGTTGCAGAAAGAGGGAAATGAAAGCTGGATTGAGCATTGGATAAAAGAAAATGATACAATAACATAGCAGAGAGTGAAATAGATCAACTGAAGAGATACCAGATTAGATATTAAGTTTAGTGAGGCCAAGTCACGCGTGCATATATGTTGTTCAATTTCACCTGCTTTCTCCCTAGCTCTCTCATAGTTATTCAATGGCTTATTTCCGCACAACAAATGAAAAACTATAAGGTCtgcatatacataatatatacataatcaatatatttactatattttttatgcaatataattacaaatattaattagtaAATCGAAAATgatattatacatttttttattcaaataatcattaaaaaaattccgATATTCAAAcatgattctacaacagaataataattATTCAGAACTGTAGAATCAATTTCGAAAATCAActtttttgttcaaattttaggtgttaaattattattaatataaatgttgcagtattctatattaaaatcacagtttatatgtattctataatagaatttgtaataaaattaatgatgtATAATGGTGTAGAGTGTACTACCGAGCTCCATATAAGGAGGTATTCcatggaatgttggcctatatatatatctgaaaAAAATGTACACTGCTGATACTTCCAGGGCCAAAGCCATACCATTACTTTTAGGCTTCAATGGACACCAGATCTTACTTGGCCTTATCTTGTTGGCCTAAAACATATGTCCAAGATGCTTTCTCTCTAGTTAGACACTTAGCGTTACATGAAACACTTCGTAGAATCCCTTTAACTTCTTACCTGTTGACTTGGCCTGAGTTTTGTGGAATTATTAATTGCTAGCTCCAAGCTATGCTTACTCTTCATCTCTTTTGTTTACATCGTTTAGAgagatatatatacaaaataaacatagtgCTCCACAACAGCAGTACTGTTCCCTGTTATTATGGTTCTGCAGTGCATTGCAAAAACTATAGAGCTTAATGCTTATCTGCGTTTCACAAACATGTTCTCCATCATCAATGTTCTTACTTGCTTTTGTAATTTGTGCTTGTTTTTAATGATGTTCAATGCTCTTAAACAATAGTCTGGTCAAGGCATGACCTGATTTAATGACCCCTTTACTTGATGACTCTTTAGCCTTTGTATCTTTGTATTGTGTTCTATACAACCTCGCCGAAAACTCATTTTGGAAATGATCGTGTTAATCTATTTTTTTCTAGTGCTTACTCATGGTTCCTTGTATCAAGTTTCCTCTTTTCCTGCAAATATTTTCTATGATTATCACTGCTTCATCTGCAATAGTACTTAAAGGATCCttttttaatattgtgtttGTACAACGTTGTAGACGAGGAGGGCCATATGTGTATGGCCAGGTATGAGACAACTGTCCCTTAGAAAACATCTTTTATATGGGTTTATGAGCTTCTTCTCAATACCATTCAAAACTGTGCGTGGAGTAAGTCGATCACTTGGAGTTTCTCATTTTTGTAGTGTTGTCAACATGTCTTCCATGCAAGTTGAACTGGTGAGTACATCCTTAATGGACGACAATTGTAAATGATTTGGCTACTTAACTTTGcatattctttcttctttttacaaTGTATGTTACCAACAAATTGTTCCTTTGCACTCTCCTTTTCCTTATACTTTTTTAAATGAGGGCTGTAACTATTGAGTTCCTTTGTATCTAAAAATGATGCAAGTTGGCTAAAAGAATAGAAAATAATGATcaagtaaaatttgttgaacctgaaAGGCATATTACTCCGATGGGACTGACTATAATGGTTgactattattttaatatgataatagatgATGCGGAATTCACTACACGTCAGAAAAAGtgctaatatataattatggcATGCCACATGGATTTTTAGCTGAGAGGTCTTtcctgttggagatgctcttatgttGTCAAAAAGATCTTTGGCAGCTTTTGGTCAAATCTTATAGCTGCAGGCTTGAACTGGTTATAGTTTAGTTAGCCTAGAGTAGTATATAATTTTGCTATAGAGAAATGCCTGTAGAGCAAAGTAAATAGGTATATGAATTGTATGTGGTCAGTGTGTAGACAAGGTATGCATGTAGATACTAGTGTACTACATTAACGGAAGTATTTTAGTTTGAACTGCCATATAGCTTCTGACGATTAACTTTACTACTAGGTGCCATGTCTCAGAGACAATTATGCTTATCTCTTACATGATTTGAACACGGGAACTGTTGGAGTAGTGGATCCTTCTGAAGCTGTACCGGTCATTGATGCCTTGAGTAAGAAAAACCTCAATTTAACCTACATACTGAACACTCATCATCATTATGATCACACTGGTGGAAATATGGAGTTGAAAGAAAGATATGGCGCCAAGGTAAAACTTTgatcttttgaaaaatattttgttgtcTATTTGTCCTTTTACCAACTTCATTTGACAAATTTTAGCTCTTCTTGGCATGTTATAGTAGGTTGTTTGTACTCTGTATAGTGCAGTACTTGacacttctgcttctcttgtcCGTTGGTTTTGTAACAACCTGCATAAAATAATACAATGGCCTTTCATTACTTTAAGTCAAAATTTCCATGCTGGAAAAATTTTCTGGATATATTACTTGATCTAAAACTTTATAAGATGTGCAAGTATGATACTGCTTATTCCCGAAAGCTCTACATCTCTTAGGAACTTGAATCTTCGATTTAGAATTTTTCCTGACCAAAACTCAAACAACAAACAAAAGTATCTgtattaacttttttttttggctcAAATATTATGTGTAGAAGGATGCTAAAGAAGATTAAAGTAGTATAAGCTACAGATGCTTTCATCATACGTACAGAAAATATATTCTTGATGTTCTGTTTTAAtcctaaacaaataaaataaatggtgCCAAAATTTTCTTGATTCTGTAGTAAATTTAGGAAGACTAGAAGCCAATGTATTGTactaagttgtttaaattactaTGTATCTATGGTTTGTATATGATTGGTGactctttaaaatttaactacCAATAGTATTTTTTGTCAACCAAGTACTTTTTATATTAATCAAGATTTCTTATTGCACATTGCACATTAATCTTTATACATCAAGttatcagtaaatatatagttcCAATTTCAATCCTTTTTCTTTGTATAGTTTATGGACTTTGCCTGGTTCATGTGCATAGGTAATTGGCTCTGGAGTGGACATTGATAGAATTCCTGGTATTGATATAGCCTTGAATGACGGGGACAGTTGGATGTTCGGAGGCCATGAGGTGCTTGTAATTGGAACTCCTGGTCATACCAGAGGTTATATATCTGTTACTTTATTACTCCCAAAAGTGCTCATTAATTACATAGTGATGCAGAGCTTAGAAATCAATGATTGgattctaaatatattatagcAGCTGCTTCATTACAATAAATGTTGCCAAAAATAGTTGGATATCTAACCGTCGTTCCTGAGCATGCATGAGAAGTCATCTTGCTATCGTATGACTTTATGAGCTCCCTTACTTTATTGGTGAATATGTGCAGTTAATTCAGGCTTTTGCATGTCATTGAAGATACATACTTGTAGCATATTAGCCAGTTTTTTTGTAGTGTTGGATAGAATGGAACAGAAGAAGGGATCTGTCATATAGTATCTTTTACTCGAACATATAGTTTTTTCACTCAAGTTCTCTGCATGTTTTTGAATATACTTATGTTAATGAAAAATGACTACATTTGGGCATAAAAGGGGATTTGAAAGCATATTATTTTTCCTTGCGGTTCATGAAATTCTGAATAGTAACagcttttatattaatattctttgcaagtaaaaaaattgttttgctCGTACCATCTAGCATAAAACTTAAACTTTTATCCTCTGAtctttaatatcaaaatatgattCTTTTTGTGGAACGGATGGAAAATCTTATTGAATTTTAATCATAGTCTAGAATGAGCTGATACAGTAATATAACAGCTAAAGGGTGCTTTGTCAGTAATCTTGAGAAAGCCTTTAAAAAGCTTTCGGTAGGTCATGATCTGATTATTTTTATTGTCACCCCTAGGTCAGGATGGGGGTAAATCTCAATCAGGGTCTGTAGTAACAGCTTTAGGTTTGAACAAGCCTTTCAGTAGGTCATGACTCATGATCTGAATTTTTAAGTTCTCTCCGTGGGACAGTAACAGCTTTATGTTTGAAACAGCCTTTGAAAGGCTTTCAGCAGGCCAATCTAATGTTTCAGTTCTCTTTTTAGGACAGTGTGACAGAAAAATTTATAGTCAGGGTGTTAAATAACAGCGTCATCTTTTTATTGGAATTAGATAGAGATCTctgtgtataaatatataggcTTCATTACTTATAAAACTTTACCCAACTGACAGCTCACCAACTCTACTAATCTAAGCTAATTTCTTGTTTACTTGAGACTTTATAGTAAGACTGATAGACGCTTTATACTGGTGCTTTGCATTAATAGTAACTATAGCAGCAAAAGATGTTAAAGGAATTGTATCACTAGTCTCAGGGTGTTAAATAACAGTGTTAGGTTTTTATTAGAATTAGAtagatctctctctctctctctctctctctctctctctctctctctctgtgtgcatatataaatatatatataagcttcTTTACTGGTAAAACTTTACCTAACTGACAGCTCACTAACTCCACAAATCTGAGCTAATTGCTTGTTTAATTGAGACTTTATAGTAAGACTTATAGACGCTTTATACTGGCGCTCTCCATCAATATTAACTATAGCAGCAAAGGAAGTTAAAGGATGTCTAGAATGAACTGATACCGTAATATAACAGCTAAAGGGTGCTTTGTCAGTAATCTTGAGAAAGCCTTTAAAAAGCTTTCGGTAGGTCATGATCTGATTATTTTTATTGTCACCCCTAGGTCAGGATGGGGGTAAATCTCAATCAGGGTCTGTAGTAACAGCTTTAGGTTTGAACAAGCCTTTCAGTAGGTCATGACTCATGATCTGAATTTTTAAGTTCTCTCCTTGGGACAGTAACAGCTTTATGTTTGAAACAGCCTTTAAGAGGCTTTCAGCAGGCCAATCTAATTTTTCAGTTCTCTTTTTAGGACAGTGTGACAGAAAAATTTATAGTCAGGGTGTTAAATAACAGCATCAGCTTTTTATTGGAATTTGATAGAGATCTctgtgtataaatatataggcTTCATTACTTATAAAACTTTACCCAACTGACAGCTCACCAACTCTACTAATCTGAGCTAATTTCTTGTTTACTTGAGACTTTATAGTAAGACTGATAGACGCTTTATACTGGTGCTTTGCATTAATAGTAACATAGCAGCAAAAGATGTTAAAGGAATTGTATCACTAGTCTCAGGATG
This genomic window contains:
- the LOC108227848 gene encoding hydroxyacylglutathione hydrolase 2, mitochondrial-like, which codes for MMQLMSRALPSAMATLPRPATRRAICVWPGMRQLSLRKHLLYGFMSFFSIPFKTVRGVSRSLGVSHFCSVVNMSSMQVELVPCLRDNYAYLLHDLNTGTVGVVDPSEAVPVIDALSKKNLNLTYILNTHHHYDHTGGNMELKERYGAKVIGSGVDIDRIPGIDIALNDGDSWMFGGHEVLVIGTPGHTRGHISFYFPGFGSVFTGDTLFSLSCGKLFEGTPEQMYASLKRITSLPDETNVYCGHEYTLSNSKFALSIEPGNEMLQSYSSHIAHLCSKGVPTIPTTLKMEKACNPFLRTASTEIRRSLNIPATASDEETLGAIRRAKDDF